A region from the Hippoglossus hippoglossus isolate fHipHip1 chromosome 16, fHipHip1.pri, whole genome shotgun sequence genome encodes:
- the pou3f1 gene encoding POU domain, class 3, transcription factor 1: protein MATTAQYIPRNNSLPSNPLMHPDSDRMHQGTTYREVQKMMHHEYLQGLAATNTGHPMSLTHHQWLPTSNTDWSTGTHIGQQEHKASVQATREDLSTGFHHRSHLVHQQTQSSHHGSWAPATTHHLSPLSPASNGHQSLVYSQPGYTNLNAMLSPQPGALHHGMRDPLIDDSGSHDNQMESPQQAFSHHQDHSDEDAPSSDDLEQFAKQFKQRRIKLGFTQADVGLALGTLYGNVFSQTTICRFEALQLSFKNMCKLKPLLNKWLEETDSNTGSPTNLDKIAAQGRKRKKRTSIEVGVKGALENHFLKCPKPSAHEITSLAGTLQLEKEVVRVWFCNRRQKEKRMTPVGVPHPNMEDVYSQAETPPLHRTLQSPVQ, encoded by the coding sequence ATGGCGACAACAGCTCAGTATATTCCGAGGAATAACTCCTTACCGTCCAACCCGCTCATGCATCCGGATTCGGACAGGATGCACCAGGGGACGACCTACAGAGAGGTGCAGAAAATGATGCACCACGAGTACTTGCAGGGGCTCGCGGCGACCAACACGGGACACCCGATGAGCCTGACGCACCACCAGTGGCTGCCCACCTCCAACACCGACTGGTCCACCGGCACCCACATCGGACAGCAGGAGCACAAAGCCAGCGTGCAGGCGACCCGGGAGGACCTGAGCACCGGCTTCCACCACAGATCTCACCTGGTGCACCAGCAGACGCAGAGTAGCCACCATGGTTCGTGGGCGCCCGCCACGACGCACCACTTGTCCCCGCTGTCCCCAGCATCCAACGGCCACCAGTCCCTGGTCTACTCGCAGCCTGGATACACAAACCTCAACGCGATGTTGAGTCCCCAGCCCGGCGCCCTGCACCATGGCATGCGGGACCCGCTCATCGACGACTCGGGCAGCCACGACAACCAGATGGAGTCGCCCCAGCAGGCGTTCAGCCACCACCAGGACCACTCGGACGAGGACGCGCCCAGCTCCGACGACCTGGAGCAGTTCGCCAAGCAGTTCAAGCAGCGGCGGATCAAACTGGGCTTTACGCAGGCGGACGTGGGCTTGGCCTTGGGCACCCTGTATGGAAACGTCTTTTCTCAGACCACTATCTGCAGGTTTGAGGCGCTGCAGCTCAGCTTCAAGAACATGTGCAAACTTAAGCCGCTGCTAAACAAGTGGCTGGAGGAGACAGACTCGAACACCGGCAGCCCCACCAATTTGGACAAGATTGCTGCGCAGGGCAGGAAACGAAAGAAGAGGACCTCCATTGAAGTGGGGGTGAAAGGGGCGCTGGAGAATCATTTCTTAAAATGCCCAAAGCCATCTGCTCATGAAATCACCAGTTTAGCCGGCACTCTGCAGTTGGAAAAAGAGGTTGTCCGCGTTTGGTTTTGCAACagaagacaaaaagagaaaagaatgacACCAGTGGGGGTCCCTCACCCGAATATGGAGGACGTATATTCCCAAGCAGAGACCCCTCCTCTACACCGCACACTACAGAGTCCTGTGCAGTGA